From Herbiconiux flava, one genomic window encodes:
- the xylB gene encoding xylulokinase, whose translation MIISHDLGTTGNKATLVSNDARLIAAVSVGYGADFGPGGRAQQDPHDWWNAMAEANRQLLERGGITSADIDAVSFSGQMMGVVPVDAAGDVVRPAIIWADTRSGVQCDALIERVGMERAYRITGHRLNPTYSLSKVMWLRDTEPDAFARIDTVMQAKDYLAYRLTGVRVTDPSDASSTNAYDQDAKSWSAELIEAAELDPALFPEIVESSTVIGTVTAEAARETGLAAGTPVVIGGGDGPTAALGAGIIDASSGAYAYLGSSSWVSVSADAPLHDPAMRSMTFNHVIPGRFVPTATMQTGGAALSWVTSLLAPGQDDRYEELLGGAATSRAAEDGLFFLPHLLGERSPYWNPSARAAFVGLLMHHGRGNLTRAVLEGVAFNLYTGLRAFAENGTAIGSIDAIGGAANSGLLLDIFADVWGVPVSARDLVDEANAIGAAVVGGVGVGIFSDFDVALSFSRRTERREPDPGRHRRYGAGYETFLDAYRRLEPWFDGLAR comes from the coding sequence ATGATCATCTCGCACGACCTCGGCACCACCGGCAACAAGGCCACCCTCGTCTCGAACGACGCCCGCCTCATCGCCGCGGTCTCGGTCGGCTACGGCGCCGACTTCGGACCAGGCGGCCGTGCCCAGCAGGATCCGCACGACTGGTGGAACGCCATGGCCGAGGCCAACCGTCAACTGCTCGAGCGCGGCGGCATCACGAGTGCCGACATCGACGCCGTCTCGTTCTCGGGCCAGATGATGGGGGTCGTGCCGGTCGACGCCGCCGGCGACGTCGTACGCCCCGCGATCATCTGGGCCGACACCCGTTCAGGCGTGCAGTGTGACGCACTGATCGAGCGCGTCGGCATGGAGCGGGCCTACCGCATCACGGGCCACCGCCTCAATCCCACCTATTCGCTGTCGAAGGTGATGTGGCTGCGGGACACCGAGCCCGACGCCTTCGCCCGGATCGACACCGTCATGCAGGCGAAGGACTACCTCGCCTACCGGCTCACCGGTGTGCGGGTCACCGACCCCTCCGACGCGTCGAGCACCAACGCCTACGACCAGGATGCGAAGTCGTGGTCGGCCGAGCTGATCGAGGCCGCCGAGCTCGACCCGGCACTCTTCCCCGAGATCGTGGAGTCGTCCACCGTCATCGGCACCGTGACCGCCGAGGCGGCTCGCGAGACCGGGCTCGCGGCCGGCACCCCCGTGGTGATCGGCGGCGGCGACGGACCGACGGCGGCGCTGGGTGCCGGCATCATCGACGCGTCGTCCGGGGCGTACGCCTACCTGGGCTCGTCGTCGTGGGTGTCGGTGAGCGCGGATGCACCCCTGCACGATCCCGCGATGCGGTCGATGACCTTCAACCACGTCATCCCGGGCCGTTTCGTGCCGACGGCCACCATGCAGACCGGCGGAGCCGCGCTGTCGTGGGTGACCTCGCTGCTCGCGCCCGGACAGGACGACCGGTACGAGGAGCTGCTCGGCGGCGCGGCGACGTCGCGGGCCGCCGAAGACGGGCTCTTCTTCCTGCCGCACCTGCTCGGCGAGCGCTCGCCGTACTGGAACCCGTCCGCCCGGGCGGCGTTCGTCGGCCTCCTGATGCATCACGGACGCGGCAACCTCACCCGCGCCGTGCTCGAGGGCGTGGCGTTCAACCTCTACACGGGCCTCCGCGCCTTCGCCGAGAACGGCACGGCCATCGGGTCGATCGATGCCATCGGCGGCGCGGCCAACTCGGGTCTGCTGCTCGATATCTTCGCCGACGTGTGGGGTGTGCCGGTGAGTGCGCGCGACCTCGTCGACGAGGCCAACGCGATCGGCGCCGCCGTGGTGGGGGGCGTCGGGGTGGGCATCTTCAGCGACTTCGACGTCGCGCTCTCGTTCTCCCGGCGCACCGAGCGGCGAGAGCCCGACCCCGGCCGCCACCGCCGCTACGGCGCCGGGTACGAGACGTTCCTCGACGCCTACCGGCGGCTCGAGCCGTGGTTCGACGGACTGGCTCGGTGA
- a CDS encoding SDR family NAD(P)-dependent oxidoreductase: protein MAITGGAGGIGQAIARRLVAEGAEVFALDRKGLEGLPEGVSGLELDLGSPASVAEVVASLYAGDDRPVDLVNSAGIVEDDVAAVDMPIEQFDAVIGVNLRGVFLTCQAFGRELMARGGGAIVNIASMSGNAVVNFPQKQSAYNTSKAAVTALTKSLAVEWGPSGVRVNALSPGYVDTPLNHLKAHMHDTWKRDVVVDRFATPEEVAGSVAFLLSDDASYYVGAELLMDGGYSLR, encoded by the coding sequence GTGGCGATCACGGGCGGCGCCGGCGGAATCGGCCAGGCCATCGCACGCCGTCTGGTCGCCGAGGGGGCCGAGGTCTTCGCGCTCGACCGCAAAGGCCTGGAGGGTCTGCCGGAGGGCGTGTCGGGCCTGGAGCTCGACCTCGGCTCACCGGCATCCGTCGCCGAGGTGGTGGCGTCGCTGTACGCGGGCGACGATCGCCCGGTCGACCTGGTCAACAGCGCCGGCATCGTCGAGGACGACGTGGCCGCGGTGGACATGCCGATCGAGCAGTTCGACGCCGTGATCGGGGTCAACCTCCGCGGTGTCTTCCTCACCTGCCAGGCGTTCGGCCGCGAATTGATGGCGAGAGGCGGCGGCGCGATCGTGAACATCGCTTCGATGTCGGGCAACGCGGTGGTGAACTTCCCGCAGAAGCAGAGCGCCTACAACACCTCGAAGGCGGCGGTCACCGCCCTCACCAAATCGCTCGCGGTCGAGTGGGGTCCCTCCGGCGTGCGGGTGAACGCACTCTCGCCCGGGTACGTCGACACTCCGCTGAACCACCTCAAGGCCCACATGCACGACACCTGGAAGCGCGACGTCGTCGTCGACCGGTTCGCGACTCCCGAGGAGGTCGCCGGATCGGTGGCCTTCCTGCTGAGCGACGACGCGAGCTACTACGTGGGCGCCGAATTGCTCATGGACGGCGGGTACTCGCTGCGCTGA
- a CDS encoding glucose-6-phosphate isomerase family protein → MTSDAPAIDRPTLLEISASGGFEGSTRHYEKVVGDMAGVYLDEKAWTAAVEADGESALVYSVNEQKYQNGPGALIVGTSIVLPGRYGDEFAVTRGHLHAVSDRAELYYCLSGRGVMLLDTVDGDTAAIELTPGKAVNVPGQWIHRSVNVGDEPFVTLFSYAADAGQDYAIIAEAGGMKTLVVADGDGWTTAPNPRHRGYRKASA, encoded by the coding sequence ATGACATCCGACGCCCCCGCTATCGATCGACCGACTCTGCTGGAGATCTCCGCCTCCGGCGGGTTCGAGGGGTCGACCCGTCACTACGAGAAGGTGGTCGGCGACATGGCCGGCGTCTACCTCGACGAGAAGGCGTGGACGGCCGCGGTCGAAGCCGATGGTGAATCGGCGCTGGTGTACTCGGTGAACGAGCAGAAGTACCAGAACGGCCCCGGCGCCCTGATCGTGGGCACCAGCATCGTGCTCCCCGGCCGCTACGGCGACGAGTTCGCCGTCACCCGCGGCCACCTGCACGCGGTCTCCGATCGCGCCGAGCTCTACTACTGCCTGAGCGGGCGAGGGGTGATGCTGCTCGACACGGTCGACGGCGACACCGCAGCCATCGAACTCACCCCGGGCAAGGCGGTCAACGTGCCGGGCCAGTGGATCCACCGGAGCGTGAACGTGGGCGACGAGCCCTTCGTGACACTGTTCTCCTACGCCGCCGACGCGGGTCAGGACTACGCGATCATCGCCGAGGCCGGCGGCATGAAGACGCTCGTTGTGGCTGACGGCGACGGCTGGACGACCGCTCCCAACCCGCGCCACCGCGGGTACCGCAAGGCCTCCGCATGA
- the eda gene encoding bifunctional 4-hydroxy-2-oxoglutarate aldolase/2-dehydro-3-deoxy-phosphogluconate aldolase: protein MSGSVLERLTLARIAPVVEITDARRGVELAQTLAAAGLPVAEVTLRTPAALEAIRAIAAEVPGFLVGAGTLLTPAQIDDAVEAGVHFGVSPGFTPALSDAATAVGLPFVPGAVTSTEILAAAERGHTHLKFFPAEPSGGSAAVAAFAAPFASLGIRFMPTGGVRPSNLDAYLALPTVFAIGGTWIAPRDQITEGRFDEIGAAARTAVATVAAYGA from the coding sequence ATGAGCGGCAGCGTGCTCGAGCGGCTGACGCTCGCCCGGATCGCGCCCGTGGTCGAGATCACCGATGCCCGCCGCGGCGTCGAGCTCGCGCAGACTCTCGCCGCCGCCGGCCTCCCGGTCGCCGAGGTCACCCTCCGCACCCCCGCCGCCCTCGAGGCGATCCGCGCCATCGCCGCCGAGGTGCCTGGATTCCTCGTGGGGGCGGGCACGCTGCTCACCCCCGCCCAGATCGACGACGCCGTCGAGGCCGGTGTCCACTTCGGCGTCTCTCCCGGGTTCACCCCGGCGCTGTCGGATGCCGCGACCGCCGTGGGACTGCCTTTCGTGCCCGGCGCGGTCACCTCGACCGAGATCCTCGCGGCCGCCGAGCGGGGTCACACCCACCTGAAGTTCTTTCCGGCCGAGCCCTCGGGCGGGTCGGCCGCCGTCGCGGCCTTCGCCGCACCGTTCGCGTCGCTCGGCATCCGGTTCATGCCCACCGGAGGGGTGCGCCCGTCGAACCTCGACGCCTACCTCGCGCTGCCCACGGTCTTCGCCATCGGCGGCACGTGGATCGCACCCCGCGACCAGATCACCGAGGGCCGCTTCGACGAGATCGGCGCCGCCGCCCGTACGGCCGTCGCCACCGTGGCCGCCTACGGCGCCTGA
- a CDS encoding shikimate dehydrogenase family protein, whose product MPCTFTSDTLEPAATPTFYFIGVTTGSSSIRTVFPLWAEALGLGEVELVGIDLPLHAPAEQYRKVVTFLKDDPQSLGALVTTHKIDLFEAARDLFDEIDPLAELMDEVSCLSKRDGRFRAHAKDPISSGHALDAFLPAGYFAAEPTDVVVFGAGGSAIAIDWYLARPERGDDRPARILVTNRSAGRLETLTRIHDAASAEVALETVLAPTPADNDAVLARASRRAVVVNATGLGKDAPGSPLSDDVVFPEQAVVWDLNYRGDLVFLDQARAAQEERSLQVEDGWIYFIHGWTQVIAEVFDVSIPTSGPVFDELSAIAASTRS is encoded by the coding sequence GTGCCCTGCACCTTCACTTCCGACACCCTCGAACCGGCCGCGACGCCCACCTTCTACTTCATCGGCGTCACCACCGGCAGTTCGTCCATCCGCACGGTCTTCCCGCTCTGGGCGGAGGCGCTCGGCCTCGGCGAGGTCGAACTCGTCGGCATCGACCTGCCCCTGCACGCCCCCGCCGAGCAGTACCGGAAGGTCGTCACATTCCTCAAGGACGACCCGCAGAGCCTCGGCGCACTGGTGACGACGCACAAGATCGACCTCTTCGAGGCGGCGAGAGACCTCTTCGACGAGATCGACCCGCTCGCCGAGCTGATGGACGAGGTGAGCTGCCTGTCCAAGCGCGACGGCCGCTTCCGCGCCCACGCGAAGGATCCGATCTCGTCGGGCCACGCGCTCGACGCCTTCCTGCCGGCCGGCTACTTCGCCGCCGAGCCCACCGACGTCGTGGTGTTCGGTGCCGGCGGATCGGCCATCGCCATCGACTGGTACCTCGCCCGACCCGAACGCGGCGACGACCGCCCGGCGCGCATCCTGGTCACCAATCGCAGCGCCGGCCGCCTCGAGACGCTCACGCGCATCCACGACGCCGCGTCGGCCGAGGTCGCGCTCGAGACGGTGCTCGCGCCAACCCCCGCCGACAATGACGCGGTGCTCGCCCGGGCGAGCCGCCGGGCGGTGGTGGTGAACGCCACGGGCCTCGGCAAGGACGCCCCAGGGTCTCCCCTGTCGGACGACGTCGTGTTCCCCGAGCAGGCCGTGGTGTGGGACCTGAACTACCGCGGCGACCTGGTCTTCCTCGACCAGGCGCGGGCCGCGCAGGAGGAGCGGTCGCTTCAGGTGGAGGACGGCTGGATCTACTTCATCCACGGCTGGACGCAGGTCATCGCCGAGGTGTTCGACGTGAGTATCCCGACCAGCGGACCCGTGTTCGACGAGCTGTCGGCCATCGCCGCCTCGACCCGGAGCTGA
- a CDS encoding NAD(P)-dependent oxidoreductase, with protein MRVLVTPRSMTAGGLERVAELQPLRDRGVELVAGPAGRLPDEAELLELVPEVDGWLAGVETISARVLEAAPRLRVISRNGVGADAVDLDAARAQGVEVVLARGANSRGVAELAVLLTLATLRDLPRANDAMKAGGWERRLGREMPDITVGVVGFGAIGRIVAQLSGALGARVLANDAFAEVGPDSGAESATLAEVFAGSDVVSLHSPPPADGSALVTAALIATMRPGSVLVNTARSALVDDDAVLAALESQQLSAYAVDAFDTEPPELTALLRHERTVLTPHLGGYTGASTRRATEQSVANLIATLGV; from the coding sequence GTGCGCGTTCTCGTCACCCCCCGGTCGATGACCGCCGGCGGCCTCGAGCGGGTCGCCGAGCTGCAGCCCCTGCGCGACCGCGGGGTCGAGCTGGTGGCCGGGCCGGCGGGGCGCCTGCCCGACGAGGCCGAGCTGCTCGAGCTCGTACCCGAGGTCGACGGCTGGCTGGCCGGGGTGGAGACGATCTCGGCCCGCGTGCTCGAGGCGGCGCCGCGACTGAGAGTGATCAGCCGCAACGGCGTGGGGGCCGACGCGGTCGACCTCGATGCCGCCCGGGCGCAGGGCGTCGAGGTGGTGCTCGCCCGCGGCGCGAACTCCCGCGGCGTCGCCGAGCTCGCGGTGCTGCTCACCCTGGCGACCCTCCGCGATCTGCCCCGCGCGAACGACGCCATGAAGGCGGGCGGCTGGGAGCGCCGGCTGGGGCGTGAGATGCCCGACATCACGGTGGGCGTCGTGGGCTTCGGCGCGATCGGACGCATCGTGGCGCAACTCTCCGGCGCGCTCGGCGCCCGGGTGCTCGCGAACGACGCCTTCGCGGAGGTCGGTCCCGACTCGGGCGCCGAGAGCGCCACACTCGCCGAGGTTTTCGCGGGCAGCGACGTGGTGTCGCTGCACAGCCCGCCGCCCGCCGACGGCTCCGCGCTGGTGACCGCCGCGCTCATCGCCACGATGCGCCCCGGCTCCGTGCTGGTCAACACCGCGCGCTCGGCGCTCGTCGACGACGACGCCGTGCTCGCGGCGCTGGAGTCCCAGCAGCTCTCCGCCTACGCCGTCGACGCCTTCGACACCGAGCCCCCTGAGCTCACGGCGCTGCTGCGTCACGAGCGCACCGTGCTCACCCCGCATCTCGGCGGCTACACCGGTGCGAGCACCCGTCGGGCGACCGAGCAGTCCGTCGCCAACCTGATCGCTACGCTGGGGGTGTGA
- a CDS encoding SIS domain-containing protein, which yields MKPEAYSATNAPLLEHLGDVIGTLRNSERKVAQLVADNPSFVMNATMAGVADAAGVSEPTVMRFCTSLGFGGFQQFKISLAQTLALGIPATLSTIGRDDSIEVLSTKIFDHTISSLDRARRFLDPAQIERAVEAILKSTSLTFAGLGASAIIGLDAEQKSALFGVPCSAPSDPHQQFMAAATAGPTDVILAISNTGRTKSVLQVAQTAQANGATVIGMSGDDSPLLEHCDIPLIVKTIEDTDMYTPTVSRLAGLVVIDILATSVALRRGEEHMDKLTAMKEGLARFRRNS from the coding sequence ATGAAGCCCGAAGCGTACTCGGCCACGAACGCACCGCTGCTCGAGCACCTTGGCGATGTGATCGGCACCCTCCGCAACTCCGAGCGCAAGGTCGCCCAGCTCGTCGCCGACAACCCGTCGTTCGTGATGAACGCCACGATGGCCGGCGTCGCCGACGCCGCGGGCGTCAGCGAACCGACGGTCATGCGGTTCTGCACCTCGCTCGGCTTCGGCGGGTTCCAGCAGTTCAAGATCTCGCTCGCGCAGACGCTGGCTCTGGGCATCCCGGCCACCCTGTCGACGATCGGCCGCGACGACTCGATCGAGGTGCTCTCGACCAAGATCTTCGACCACACCATCTCGAGCCTGGACCGCGCCCGCCGCTTCCTCGACCCCGCCCAGATCGAGCGCGCGGTCGAGGCCATCCTCAAGTCGACGTCTCTCACCTTCGCCGGTCTCGGCGCCTCGGCCATCATCGGGCTCGACGCCGAGCAGAAGTCGGCGCTGTTCGGGGTGCCGTGCTCGGCGCCCTCCGACCCGCACCAGCAGTTCATGGCGGCGGCGACGGCCGGGCCCACCGACGTCATCCTCGCGATCTCGAACACGGGCCGCACGAAGTCGGTGCTGCAGGTGGCGCAGACCGCTCAGGCGAACGGGGCGACGGTGATCGGGATGTCGGGAGACGACAGCCCGCTCCTGGAGCACTGCGACATCCCCCTGATCGTCAAGACGATCGAGGACACCGACATGTACACACCGACCGTGAGCCGCCTGGCCGGCCTCGTCGTGATCGACATCCTGGCGACGTCGGTGGCGCTCCGCCGCGGCGAGGAGCATATGGACAAGCTCACGGCCATGAAAGAGGGGCTCGCGCGCTTCCGCCGCAATAGCTGA
- a CDS encoding zinc-dependent alcohol dehydrogenase — translation MNTSTRTRRRVIVSAPGEVGLVTEALPDLLPDEALVSLQVAGVCGSDIHGLHGTHPTMKPPYYPGHEVVGVVEALGSDVTGLAVGQLVTPEPTLPCGHCKMCITGRSNICENMQFFGCGFREGGMADVFSVRASRLHVVPEGFDLRMAALIEPFSTPLHAVRLAGDISGKAVAIIGCGTIGLLMLAAARARGAARIVMTDVLESKRQGALELGADAVVDSASPDVAALVREQLGETADVVFDCVSIQPTVVSAIDMVQRGGTVVIVGVPSRPIEVPAFVLQDRQVRLQGAATYVSEDYAAAIRIIAAGGVDTGHMITATYPLEQTAEAFAAAASGDQIKVLLTGEGVELG, via the coding sequence ATGAACACCAGCACCCGCACGCGCCGCCGCGTGATCGTGTCCGCCCCCGGCGAGGTGGGCCTCGTCACCGAGGCGCTGCCCGACCTGCTCCCCGATGAGGCGCTCGTCTCGCTGCAGGTCGCGGGGGTGTGCGGAAGTGACATCCACGGCCTGCACGGCACGCACCCCACCATGAAGCCCCCGTACTACCCGGGCCACGAGGTGGTCGGCGTCGTCGAGGCGCTCGGCTCCGACGTCACCGGGCTCGCGGTCGGCCAGCTCGTCACTCCCGAGCCCACGCTGCCGTGCGGCCACTGCAAGATGTGCATCACCGGACGCTCGAACATCTGCGAGAACATGCAGTTCTTCGGCTGCGGGTTCCGCGAGGGCGGCATGGCCGACGTGTTCAGCGTCAGGGCCAGCCGGCTGCACGTCGTCCCCGAGGGCTTCGACCTGCGGATGGCAGCTCTGATCGAGCCGTTCTCGACCCCTCTGCACGCCGTGCGCCTCGCCGGCGACATCTCCGGCAAGGCCGTCGCGATCATCGGCTGCGGCACCATCGGCCTGCTCATGCTCGCGGCCGCCCGGGCCAGGGGGGCCGCCCGCATCGTGATGACCGACGTGCTCGAGTCCAAGCGCCAGGGAGCGCTCGAGCTCGGCGCGGACGCTGTGGTCGACTCGGCCTCGCCCGACGTGGCGGCGCTCGTGCGCGAGCAGCTCGGCGAGACGGCCGACGTGGTGTTCGACTGCGTCTCCATCCAGCCGACCGTCGTCTCCGCCATCGACATGGTGCAGCGCGGTGGCACGGTCGTGATCGTGGGTGTGCCCTCGCGGCCGATCGAGGTTCCGGCGTTCGTTCTGCAGGACCGCCAGGTGCGGTTGCAGGGCGCGGCCACCTACGTGAGCGAGGACTACGCCGCCGCCATCCGCATCATCGCGGCCGGCGGGGTGGACACCGGCCACATGATCACCGCGACCTACCCGCTCGAGCAGACGGCGGAGGCGTTCGCCGCCGCCGCATCCGGAGACCAGATCAAGGTGCTGCTGACCGGCGAGGGCGTCGAACTCGGCTGA
- a CDS encoding sugar ABC transporter substrate-binding protein, with product MKKRVLGSVAAAAILFSLAGCGTVGGSSSGSSSTDAAETKDVSELTIGFLQRQLDAPYYSAMQSMAEDLADEQGFTLLFQNASGDPVTQLDQAQTMLSQGADVIVVNAISPDTEKDQLSQIADQVPLLFIDTGIPDVGVTSVSSDNAAVGSLSGELAAKRFTAGESIKVGVLNGGPNDVIVGPARQQGFLDGLTKAGITFDVVAETEADYAQDKAVPATESMLAANPDIDLILGLNDSMALGALTVLADQGNTTTLVAASADGQKQALEQIMKGCDAQYVSTGLNSPSLATERAFEIAVQLGTGEKAASDFEANEYTKAAGIDCNNVSEFYDAGSIF from the coding sequence ATGAAAAAACGAGTCCTCGGATCGGTCGCCGCCGCGGCGATCCTCTTCTCCCTGGCCGGCTGCGGCACCGTCGGGGGCAGCAGCTCCGGTTCCTCGAGCACTGATGCCGCCGAGACGAAGGACGTCTCGGAGCTGACGATCGGCTTCCTCCAGCGTCAGCTCGACGCTCCCTACTACTCCGCGATGCAGTCGATGGCCGAGGACCTGGCCGACGAGCAGGGCTTCACCCTCCTGTTCCAGAACGCCAGCGGCGACCCCGTCACGCAGCTCGACCAGGCGCAGACCATGCTCTCGCAGGGTGCCGACGTGATCGTCGTCAACGCGATCAGCCCCGACACCGAGAAGGACCAGTTGTCGCAGATCGCCGACCAGGTGCCGCTGCTGTTCATCGACACGGGCATCCCGGATGTCGGCGTGACCTCGGTCTCGTCGGACAACGCGGCCGTGGGCTCCCTCTCGGGTGAGCTGGCCGCCAAGCGCTTCACGGCGGGCGAGAGCATCAAGGTGGGCGTGCTGAACGGCGGACCGAACGACGTGATCGTCGGCCCGGCACGTCAGCAGGGCTTCCTCGACGGCCTCACCAAGGCCGGTATCACCTTCGACGTCGTCGCCGAGACCGAGGCCGACTACGCGCAGGACAAGGCGGTTCCGGCCACCGAGTCGATGCTCGCCGCGAACCCCGACATCGACCTCATCCTGGGCCTGAACGACTCGATGGCGCTCGGCGCACTGACCGTGCTCGCCGACCAGGGCAACACGACCACCCTCGTCGCGGCCTCGGCCGACGGCCAGAAGCAGGCGCTCGAGCAGATCATGAAGGGCTGCGACGCCCAGTACGTGTCGACCGGTCTGAACTCGCCGTCGCTCGCCACCGAGCGTGCGTTCGAGATCGCCGTTCAGCTCGGCACCGGCGAGAAGGCTGCGAGCGACTTCGAGGCCAACGAGTACACCAAGGCTGCGGGCATCGACTGCAACAACGTGTCCGAGTTCTACGACGCCGGCAGCATCTTCTGA